A DNA window from Paenibacillus sp. HWE-109 contains the following coding sequences:
- the tnpC gene encoding IS66 family transposase: MKMSLEEIKQISHSSPDQIEKVITKLLERITELENRVAELERQLGLNSKNSSKPPSSDGFRKPANSRIAGGKKGAPLGHEGHTLSMVDDPDAILDFCLTTCPACHAPMDQENCIGYDRRQQIDLPEPRIQTTEFRAHTSCCPQCSGVHQAAFPSHVSASVQYGAGVTGWIVYVSAYHMIPLKRVSEMFADLTGHSLSEATVIAHLKKSHKQLGPYEEQIRQNLLNADVLHADETGIHVDGKQRWLHTLSNVDWTFQAVHENRGTLAFDAIGLLPAYSGILVHDCNGPYFKEKYTFQHALCNAHLLRECQGIADYDHHQWAVQMKRLLQVAWRLTLAARKVLCCLAPSTVKWLENWYDDILQQGELEWNQGRTKAKTGPQGRQSKSKSANLGERFRRHKEPILRFIQDVRVPFDNNVAERDLRMAKVKAKVSGLFRTWDGAHQFARARGFISTLRKQNLPVLSTLIVTFRGEFRFPRLEEGK; this comes from the coding sequence ATGAAAATGAGCCTCGAAGAAATCAAACAAATTAGCCACAGTAGTCCAGATCAAATCGAGAAGGTCATTACGAAACTGCTAGAACGGATCACTGAACTGGAAAACAGAGTAGCCGAGTTGGAGCGCCAGCTAGGGCTTAACAGCAAGAATAGTAGCAAGCCGCCTTCAAGTGACGGGTTTCGTAAGCCCGCAAACTCCCGCATCGCTGGTGGCAAAAAGGGAGCACCCCTAGGTCATGAAGGACACACACTTAGTATGGTGGATGATCCGGATGCCATCCTCGACTTTTGCCTAACTACCTGCCCTGCGTGTCATGCTCCAATGGACCAGGAGAACTGTATAGGCTACGACCGGCGTCAGCAGATCGATCTGCCTGAACCACGCATCCAGACAACCGAGTTTCGCGCTCATACGAGCTGCTGCCCGCAGTGTAGCGGGGTTCATCAGGCTGCTTTTCCGTCGCATGTCAGCGCCTCTGTCCAATATGGAGCTGGTGTTACGGGCTGGATCGTGTATGTGAGTGCGTACCATATGATTCCACTGAAAAGGGTGAGCGAGATGTTTGCGGACCTGACCGGGCATTCGCTGAGCGAGGCTACGGTCATCGCCCATTTGAAGAAATCGCACAAGCAGCTAGGTCCCTATGAGGAACAAATTCGCCAAAACCTGCTGAATGCCGATGTTTTGCACGCTGATGAAACCGGCATTCACGTCGATGGCAAACAGCGATGGCTGCACACCCTCTCTAATGTGGACTGGACGTTCCAGGCGGTTCACGAAAACCGGGGCACCCTCGCTTTTGATGCCATCGGTCTGCTGCCGGCTTACTCGGGCATTCTAGTGCATGACTGCAACGGGCCGTATTTTAAAGAAAAATACACGTTCCAGCATGCCTTATGCAATGCGCACTTACTGCGGGAATGCCAAGGAATCGCCGATTATGATCATCACCAGTGGGCCGTGCAGATGAAACGCTTGCTACAAGTAGCCTGGCGTCTCACGCTAGCCGCCCGTAAAGTCTTGTGCTGCTTAGCTCCGAGTACGGTTAAATGGCTAGAGAATTGGTACGATGACATCCTGCAGCAGGGCGAGCTGGAATGGAATCAAGGGCGTACCAAAGCCAAAACCGGACCGCAAGGCAGGCAAAGCAAAAGTAAATCGGCCAATCTGGGTGAACGTTTCCGTCGTCACAAGGAACCGATTCTCCGGTTTATTCAAGATGTCCGTGTTCCTTTTGACAACAATGTCGCCGAACGAGACTTGCGGATGGCCAAGGTCAAAGCCAAAGTCTCCGGCTTATTCCGTACCTGGGACGGGGCTCATCAGTTCGCCCGCGCGCGCGGCTTCATTTCAACCCTTCGTAAACAAAATTTACCTGTACTCTCGACGCTTATTGTTACTTTTCGTGGGGAGTTTCGTTTTCCGCGTTTGGAAGAAGGTAAGTAG
- a CDS encoding DNA packaging protein → MLSKIHDQIKKVAESISKTHNFKLKHVILAEELVNKIYIELGEYPEKMAELKLSMDDFELFCKDNLKIKTKKGVMVPLTLNKAQRKLAETVFDQIEKGKPVRIIILKARQMGFSTTTEALIYYLSSLQAAKNSFIVAQDSAASENLYDMFRLYYEEAPDLIKPMRKRNNSRRLTFENPSIKETERRKEPGLKSKITVQSAENKVLARSETIHYLHISELAFWPESKKKKHLTSLFAAFSKEPGTVGIIESTANGIEIYKELWDSAVSGKSDYIPLFFPWFDMPDYRMPVPDGYMLTSEEIEMKEKFNVDDEQLEWRRYTIRNDFDGDEKVFRQEYPSTPEEAFLVTGRTVFNQDKLAAMTHYTIKGTKYSVVIPPSLEGVGYDWTSVKFIEDERGEFEIFRDFDPDKEYCIGVDVAEGLEGGDGSAAYIIDAETGEDVAVLYGQMDLDVYAKQLDYIGRMYGEALLGVETNNVGHSVINKIYITMTLITPRLVRMKLSQGGQQHLLLVLFWLMHLSKVFEKVYGESTMPT, encoded by the coding sequence GTGCTTTCCAAAATACATGACCAAATTAAGAAGGTAGCAGAATCAATTTCAAAGACACATAACTTTAAATTGAAACATGTCATACTTGCAGAAGAATTGGTTAATAAGATTTATATAGAGCTCGGAGAATATCCTGAAAAGATGGCTGAATTAAAGCTATCTATGGATGACTTCGAGCTTTTTTGTAAGGACAATCTTAAGATTAAGACAAAGAAAGGCGTAATGGTTCCCTTGACCTTAAACAAGGCTCAAAGGAAGCTAGCCGAAACAGTATTTGATCAAATTGAAAAAGGCAAGCCTGTACGAATTATCATCCTCAAGGCACGTCAGATGGGTTTTTCGACAACCACTGAGGCACTTATTTATTACTTATCCTCGCTGCAAGCTGCAAAAAACTCATTCATTGTTGCTCAAGACTCTGCTGCATCGGAAAACTTATACGATATGTTCCGTCTTTATTATGAAGAAGCTCCAGATCTTATCAAACCAATGCGGAAGAGAAATAACAGCAGGAGGCTAACGTTTGAAAATCCAAGCATCAAGGAAACGGAACGCAGGAAAGAGCCTGGTCTTAAATCTAAGATTACTGTGCAATCTGCTGAGAACAAAGTACTAGCTCGATCAGAGACAATCCATTACCTTCATATATCAGAGTTGGCTTTCTGGCCAGAGAGTAAAAAGAAGAAGCACCTCACATCATTGTTCGCGGCCTTCTCCAAAGAGCCGGGTACTGTTGGCATTATTGAATCTACAGCTAACGGGATTGAGATATACAAGGAATTATGGGATAGTGCTGTCTCAGGTAAGAGTGACTATATTCCACTATTCTTCCCTTGGTTTGATATGCCTGATTATAGAATGCCAGTTCCCGATGGATACATGCTTACATCAGAAGAAATTGAAATGAAAGAAAAGTTCAATGTCGATGATGAGCAGCTTGAATGGCGCCGGTATACGATCCGAAATGACTTCGACGGTGACGAAAAGGTATTCCGTCAAGAGTATCCTTCAACCCCAGAAGAAGCATTCCTCGTAACGGGACGTACGGTATTTAACCAGGACAAGCTTGCTGCAATGACTCACTATACAATTAAAGGAACTAAATACTCAGTCGTTATTCCTCCATCATTAGAAGGAGTAGGTTATGATTGGACATCAGTTAAGTTCATTGAGGACGAGCGAGGCGAGTTTGAAATATTCAGAGACTTCGATCCAGACAAAGAATACTGCATCGGAGTTGACGTAGCTGAAGGATTGGAGGGCGGCGATGGATCGGCAGCATATATCATTGATGCAGAAACAGGAGAAGATGTAGCAGTTCTCTATGGGCAAATGGATCTCGATGTCTACGCTAAACAATTGGATTACATTGGGAGGATGTACGGCGAAGCGCTGCTTGGTGTAGAAACGAACAATGTGGGACACAGTGTTATTAATAAAATTTATATCACCATGACTCTTATAACGCCGAGGCTGGTTCGAATGAAACTAAGCCAGGGTGGCCAACAACACTTGTTACTCGTCCTATTTTGGTTGATGCACTTATCGAAGGTATTCGAGAAGGTGTATGGCGAATCAACGATGCCAACTTAA
- a CDS encoding AAA family ATPase codes for MPSEPKVSLRSNKKPGNFKPSGITKISLFGYKSFFEECSIDILPLTILSGTNSSGKSSIMQPLLLMKQTLEESYDPGTLLLNGPNVRFTATDQMLSVKDDKIMQNYFTIAIEANNQTAKITFEKQKNKPGFQLNKMTVLSNGYLDEFSPSMSFEEIKKKAPYSFKKLEKEPLYSSFSKTFDESTFKIFKERFLLRFGIQTENFRIVMDNISYFESHLFEMLHLPGLRGNPERNYPNTAATESEVESKLPGTFEKYVASIITQWQESKSKSNNNKLKKLVDALNTLKLTNGIKTKQINDTEVGIFVARSNNSSKEDFVSIADVGLGVSQTLPILVALIYAKPGQIVFIEQPEIHLHPRAQHSLAIVLAEAANRGVKVVVETHSSLLIRGIQTQIAKEQISHNLVALNWFSRDSESGSTKVSRAILDEFGTFGDWPEDFDDVALNADMEYLDAVEKRSYKGEA; via the coding sequence ATGCCTAGTGAACCTAAGGTTAGTTTAAGAAGCAATAAAAAACCTGGAAATTTTAAACCCAGTGGTATTACTAAAATTTCACTTTTCGGGTATAAATCATTTTTTGAGGAGTGCAGTATAGATATACTACCCCTTACTATACTATCCGGTACTAATAGTTCTGGTAAATCAAGTATTATGCAACCGTTATTATTGATGAAACAGACTCTAGAAGAAAGTTATGATCCTGGAACATTGTTGTTGAACGGACCAAACGTGAGATTCACAGCAACTGATCAGATGCTTAGTGTTAAAGACGATAAAATCATGCAAAACTACTTTACAATTGCGATTGAAGCAAACAACCAGACTGCAAAAATAACTTTTGAAAAGCAAAAAAATAAACCTGGATTTCAACTCAATAAAATGACCGTATTGAGTAATGGATACCTTGATGAGTTTAGTCCTTCTATGAGTTTTGAAGAAATTAAAAAAAAGGCGCCTTATTCTTTTAAGAAATTAGAGAAGGAGCCTCTATACTCATCTTTTTCGAAAACGTTTGATGAGTCGACATTTAAAATTTTTAAAGAAAGATTTTTATTAAGGTTTGGAATACAAACTGAAAATTTTAGAATCGTTATGGATAATATTTCATATTTTGAATCTCATTTATTTGAAATGTTACATCTACCTGGTCTAAGAGGTAACCCAGAAAGAAATTATCCAAATACAGCAGCCACGGAGTCCGAGGTAGAGTCTAAATTGCCTGGGACATTCGAAAAGTATGTGGCTAGTATCATAACTCAATGGCAAGAAAGCAAAAGTAAAAGTAATAACAATAAATTGAAAAAATTAGTAGACGCGTTGAACACCCTTAAACTTACAAATGGAATAAAAACTAAACAGATTAACGATACTGAAGTTGGTATTTTTGTAGCAAGGTCAAATAATAGCTCAAAAGAAGATTTTGTTAGTATAGCGGACGTAGGTCTCGGAGTTTCTCAAACCCTGCCTATTCTAGTTGCCCTAATCTATGCCAAACCTGGACAAATTGTATTTATTGAACAACCTGAAATACATTTACATCCAAGAGCCCAACATAGTTTGGCGATTGTGCTTGCAGAGGCAGCAAATAGAGGAGTTAAGGTAGTGGTCGAAACACATAGTTCATTATTAATACGAGGCATTCAAACTCAAATTGCAAAAGAACAAATATCACATAATCTAGTTGCGCTTAATTGGTTTTCTAGAGACTCTGAAAGCGGATCTACTAAAGTGAGTAGGGCTATACTTGATGAATTCGGTACTTTTGGTGACTGGCCTGAGGATTTTGATGATGTTGCTCTAAATGCTGATATGGAGTACCTTGATGCAGTTGAAAAGAGGAGTTATAAAGGTGAGGCTTAA
- the tyrS gene encoding tyrosine--tRNA ligase yields MTILKDLEFRGLLHQITDREGLDKKLSEERVVLYCGFDPTADSLHIGSLLPILTLRRFQQAGHIPLALVGGGTGLIGDPSGKANERTLNGPETVVAWSQSIKEQLSRFLNFSTDIENSAELVNNYDWLGSLNVIEFLRDVGKNFTVNYMLAKDSVDSRITKGISFTEFSYMILQSYDFLKLNETKNCSLQIGGSDQWGNITAGLELIGKTTDQRAYGVTLPLVTKSDGQKFGKTEGGAIWLDASKTSPYQFYQFWLGTADNDVIRFLKYFTFISHEEIERLEEEVKSQPEKREAQKLLAREVTQLVHGGEALESALNITAALFSGNIQDLSRVEIEEAFKDVPSTTLEQDDIALVDLLIAVGAAPSKRQARQDIESGAVTVNGVKVTSLEAVAKDLGKLGEAYLVVRRGKKNYYLVQFA; encoded by the coding sequence ATGACAATTTTAAAAGATCTGGAGTTTCGTGGACTGCTTCACCAAATAACGGACCGCGAGGGCTTGGACAAAAAGCTAAGCGAAGAGCGAGTGGTGCTTTATTGCGGCTTCGATCCAACAGCGGATAGTTTGCACATTGGGAGTTTATTGCCGATTCTAACGCTTAGACGCTTTCAGCAGGCCGGACATATCCCGCTTGCGCTCGTTGGCGGCGGCACAGGTCTAATTGGTGATCCGAGTGGTAAAGCCAATGAGAGAACGCTGAATGGACCGGAAACCGTTGTCGCATGGTCACAAAGCATCAAAGAGCAGCTTTCCCGCTTTCTTAATTTCTCAACTGATATCGAGAATAGCGCTGAGCTAGTTAACAACTATGACTGGTTGGGTTCGTTGAACGTCATTGAATTTTTGCGGGATGTAGGCAAAAACTTTACAGTCAACTACATGCTGGCCAAAGATTCCGTGGATTCCCGGATTACGAAGGGGATTTCGTTCACCGAATTCAGCTATATGATCCTGCAATCGTACGATTTCTTGAAATTAAATGAGACCAAGAATTGTTCACTGCAGATCGGAGGCAGCGATCAATGGGGCAACATTACAGCTGGACTTGAACTTATTGGCAAAACAACAGATCAACGCGCTTACGGTGTGACCTTGCCGCTTGTAACTAAGAGTGATGGCCAAAAGTTCGGCAAAACCGAAGGCGGTGCGATTTGGCTGGATGCAAGCAAAACGTCACCGTACCAGTTCTATCAGTTCTGGCTGGGTACGGCAGATAATGATGTTATTCGTTTTCTCAAATACTTCACTTTCATATCGCATGAGGAAATCGAACGTTTGGAAGAAGAAGTGAAGTCGCAGCCTGAGAAGCGAGAGGCGCAGAAACTGCTTGCTCGTGAAGTCACGCAGTTAGTACATGGGGGAGAAGCACTGGAAAGTGCTTTAAACATCACCGCAGCTTTATTCAGCGGCAACATTCAAGATCTTTCCCGCGTGGAGATTGAAGAGGCATTTAAGGATGTTCCTTCCACAACGCTGGAGCAAGACGACATCGCGCTTGTTGACTTGCTAATCGCCGTAGGTGCTGCGCCATCCAAGCGCCAAGCACGCCAGGATATTGAAAGTGGCGCTGTGACGGTTAACGGTGTCAAGGTGACATCCCTTGAAGCGGTGGCCAAGGACCTTGGCAAACTGGGAGAAGCTTACCTTGTCGTTCGCCGCGGCAAAAAGAATTACTACCTAGTGCAGTTTGCTTAG
- a CDS encoding YkgJ family cysteine cluster protein: MGVAVIGKIGRNDSCPCGSGEKYKKCCSIKDEKHPLLAINYRGEEVRFDQEKLNELTKQVDLFPFKKMLKDVDQFSNLTRKDIENIASDSVKMISMEDGIELLEELYELYNESIKELDGKTSCQKGCSACCNLYVDVSPIEAEHIRKHVLENFSVEEIERISTKVKINSRNSPTPEMIAKDKALIGEYALKKSPCAFLGDSGECEIYQVRPFNCRKFKVTSNPLHCSEPNSNNALRISLQIDAPADMSIKKINIGVFGDYFLVKRGFEKVFFYKHLSQWFTDNFEQIG, translated from the coding sequence GTGGGTGTTGCAGTAATAGGAAAAATAGGAAGGAATGATTCCTGTCCATGTGGAAGTGGTGAAAAATACAAAAAGTGTTGTTCAATCAAAGATGAAAAGCACCCTTTATTAGCAATTAATTACCGGGGAGAGGAAGTGAGGTTTGATCAAGAAAAGCTTAATGAATTAACGAAGCAAGTCGACCTATTCCCCTTTAAAAAGATGTTAAAAGATGTAGATCAATTCTCGAATTTGACTAGGAAAGATATCGAAAATATTGCAAGTGATAGTGTGAAAATGATTTCAATGGAAGATGGCATAGAATTGCTAGAAGAATTATACGAGTTATATAACGAATCTATAAAAGAATTAGATGGAAAAACATCTTGCCAAAAAGGATGTTCGGCTTGCTGTAACCTCTATGTTGATGTCAGCCCTATTGAAGCAGAACATATACGTAAACATGTACTCGAAAACTTTTCAGTTGAAGAAATTGAGAGGATATCTACTAAAGTTAAAATTAATAGCAGGAATTCGCCTACGCCAGAAATGATTGCAAAGGACAAGGCGCTAATCGGAGAGTATGCCCTCAAAAAAAGTCCTTGTGCTTTTTTGGGTGACTCCGGAGAATGTGAAATTTATCAAGTTAGACCATTTAACTGTCGGAAGTTTAAGGTTACGAGTAATCCATTACATTGCAGTGAACCCAATTCGAATAATGCTTTACGAATTAGTCTACAAATTGATGCTCCAGCTGATATGTCAATCAAAAAAATTAACATTGGTGTATTTGGGGATTACTTCTTAGTAAAACGCGGATTTGAAAAAGTCTTTTTCTATAAGCATCTTTCACAATGGTTTACAGACAATTTTGAACAAATCGGTTGA
- a CDS encoding putative phage abortive infection protein, with translation MKKKNDIWILCVFLLIVFALWVYTWLSLKGVNQEERGIFGDMFGGANALFSGMAFAGILYTIYLQRKDLAIQHDNLVLQQEAQKTQLEDLRIQSEALKKSAFQLEKQQQLMDYQVAQETVITLISIKEKYVEGFCVPVIVPETGEEEKRYGKAALSVMYQANNRNIDPNQYDMTPENSDFKRYYDIIFYILNFIHDSNLSKNQKKILADILNIQISDSELILICKNHDRSVEKLLLLQVYGFEERHEDIFKQKKVSRSHT, from the coding sequence TTGAAAAAGAAAAATGACATTTGGATTTTATGTGTTTTTTTACTAATTGTTTTTGCTTTATGGGTTTATACATGGCTTTCACTAAAAGGAGTAAATCAGGAAGAAAGAGGGATTTTTGGAGATATGTTCGGAGGAGCAAATGCATTATTTTCCGGTATGGCTTTTGCAGGGATACTTTATACAATATATCTCCAAAGGAAAGATTTAGCAATACAACATGATAACTTGGTACTCCAACAAGAAGCCCAGAAAACCCAACTAGAGGATCTAAGAATTCAATCAGAAGCATTGAAAAAGTCAGCATTCCAACTTGAAAAACAGCAACAATTAATGGATTACCAAGTAGCTCAAGAGACGGTGATAACTCTTATCTCTATTAAGGAAAAGTATGTTGAAGGATTCTGTGTCCCCGTCATCGTACCTGAGACAGGCGAAGAAGAAAAGAGGTATGGAAAAGCTGCTCTAAGTGTTATGTACCAAGCAAACAACAGAAATATTGATCCCAACCAATATGATATGACACCTGAAAACTCTGATTTCAAAAGATACTACGATATTATTTTCTATATATTAAATTTCATTCATGATTCCAATTTAAGTAAAAATCAAAAAAAGATTTTAGCGGATATTCTAAACATACAGATATCTGACAGTGAGTTGATACTAATTTGTAAAAATCATGATAGAAGTGTTGAAAAGTTGCTTTTATTACAGGTGTATGGTTTTGAAGAAAGACATGAGGATATATTTAAACAGAAAAAAGTTAGTAGAAGTCACACTTAA
- a CDS encoding transglycosylase domain-containing protein — protein MRNFFAKWNRPWVRTTFKVTWITLKWTLISAFLAGLLGGSAAFGYVSALVKKDPVRSEESIRQQIQENAVTGFAYFNDDTVIGQLRTEEDRRLAQLNDIPQVVLDAVLSIEDKDFKTHHGIDFRGLYRAVTQKLLNEEVQTGGSTITQQLARRVFLTLDRDDGRKARELLLALRMERLMSKDEILLAYLNKIPYGNGATGYNLYGIKAAAKGLFNIDDLDKLNVAQAAYLAGLPQSPSQYSAFTSKPAFDDEGYKKAVIREQLVLKRMLEEKKITNEQYQEALKFDLKTSMAPAAQKAYTTYPYLMIETEQEAAEILLKIQKPELDPKTNQAAYNEALKGIHTQLLRGGYQIYTTIDKTIYDSMHEISSNEKNFAPTDEKKGGIEQVGAIMIDSKTGAIKGMIEGRNFFDEQLNHATQAYRQPGSTMKPIAAYIPALEKGVIQPASIVDDIPIILKDGVKGFHLPENWDHKFHGLMTARKALNQSYNIPAIDIFLNKVGINNAWDFAKKLGITSIQKEDYYAQTGVIGGLSRGTSVKELTGAYASIPNKGVYNETFMIREIKDSNGKIIYSHDQKPAQVYSPQSAYLITDMMKTVISQGTATDLMKNYKSYGKIEISGKTGSTQDDADAWFMGFTPDITVGVWIGYDQPINKLSSSTKSTQAHQTYHAKDIWALIMNRTIEQKPELFPNKTFAKPEGIVSATVSSLSGKLPSELTSGSDHQVTDIFNKKFVPTEVDNVMVKMKISSYNSLNYMAQDATPADFVQEKTVIKRQKSISQLLKEIQDAMSKLPEKSRKPIDNYKPTDYDDDAPSEVDPRVDDGKEPTAPTNVAVTKSGDTATITFTPSANADLVGYRIYRSDNRGKFQLIGGKVVMAGEEAKFTDHIPASSLMGYYITAVDVVGKESPASRSSYTDGSSLDSLFVPPADGNEIPGSTNPPNGGTGETNTGNGAGTGTGTGPGNENGNSSSPSPPAKEAPTAPSGLKAKVDGAGIVLSWKANPTKDKVKKYNVYFSDKEKGTFTKLGSVDNATEFHYYAAAYNGYYKVSAVSDAGESKPSAAIAFNN, from the coding sequence ATGCGCAATTTTTTCGCGAAATGGAATCGACCTTGGGTGAGAACCACATTCAAAGTCACTTGGATTACTTTAAAATGGACCCTGATTAGCGCCTTTTTGGCAGGCCTATTAGGCGGATCCGCTGCATTCGGATATGTTAGCGCGTTGGTCAAGAAAGACCCTGTCCGCAGCGAAGAATCCATTCGTCAGCAAATTCAGGAAAATGCCGTTACAGGCTTCGCCTATTTCAATGACGACACAGTGATTGGCCAATTGCGTACGGAAGAAGATCGACGTCTCGCTCAGCTCAATGATATCCCGCAAGTTGTTTTGGATGCAGTCTTGTCCATTGAGGACAAAGACTTCAAAACGCATCACGGAATCGATTTCCGCGGACTTTATCGCGCTGTTACCCAGAAGCTTCTGAATGAAGAAGTGCAAACCGGGGGTAGTACCATCACGCAGCAGCTCGCTAGACGGGTATTTCTAACATTAGACCGCGATGATGGTCGTAAAGCAAGGGAATTGCTGCTTGCCTTACGAATGGAACGTTTGATGTCCAAGGACGAAATTCTACTTGCCTATTTGAACAAAATTCCATACGGCAACGGAGCTACAGGATACAATCTGTACGGCATCAAAGCCGCCGCCAAGGGCTTATTCAACATCGACGACTTAGACAAACTGAATGTCGCTCAAGCCGCTTATCTGGCTGGACTACCACAGTCACCATCCCAGTACTCCGCCTTTACCAGCAAACCTGCATTCGATGATGAGGGTTACAAAAAAGCCGTTATACGTGAACAATTAGTCCTCAAACGAATGCTGGAAGAAAAGAAAATTACAAATGAACAATACCAAGAGGCATTGAAATTCGATCTCAAAACTTCGATGGCCCCTGCAGCTCAGAAAGCTTATACAACCTATCCTTATCTCATGATTGAGACCGAGCAGGAAGCAGCGGAAATTCTGCTTAAAATCCAGAAGCCTGAGCTCGATCCCAAGACCAACCAAGCAGCTTATAATGAAGCATTAAAAGGTATACATACGCAGCTCTTGCGCGGCGGTTATCAAATTTATACCACCATCGACAAGACAATCTATGATTCTATGCACGAGATTTCGAGCAACGAGAAGAATTTTGCCCCTACCGATGAGAAAAAAGGCGGGATCGAGCAAGTAGGCGCCATTATGATTGATTCCAAAACCGGAGCCATCAAAGGCATGATTGAAGGCCGCAACTTCTTTGATGAACAGCTCAATCACGCCACACAGGCGTATAGACAACCGGGATCAACGATGAAGCCTATCGCCGCTTATATCCCTGCTTTAGAAAAAGGCGTCATTCAACCAGCAAGCATCGTGGATGATATCCCAATTATTCTCAAGGATGGTGTCAAAGGCTTCCATCTCCCAGAGAACTGGGATCACAAATTCCACGGTCTTATGACCGCTCGGAAAGCCTTGAACCAGTCTTATAACATCCCTGCCATTGACATCTTCCTGAACAAAGTCGGCATCAATAATGCTTGGGATTTCGCCAAAAAGCTGGGGATTACATCGATTCAAAAAGAAGATTACTATGCACAAACGGGCGTAATTGGAGGTTTAAGCCGCGGTACCTCGGTCAAAGAATTAACCGGCGCTTATGCATCCATTCCGAATAAAGGCGTTTATAATGAAACCTTTATGATTCGTGAGATTAAAGATTCCAATGGGAAGATCATTTATAGCCATGATCAGAAGCCTGCACAAGTCTACTCACCACAAAGCGCTTATCTGATTACGGATATGATGAAAACGGTCATTAGCCAAGGTACGGCGACTGACCTAATGAAAAATTATAAATCCTATGGCAAAATTGAAATTTCCGGCAAAACAGGTTCTACACAAGACGATGCCGATGCTTGGTTCATGGGATTCACCCCAGACATCACAGTTGGTGTGTGGATTGGTTACGATCAACCCATTAATAAATTGTCATCGTCGACGAAATCAACGCAAGCGCATCAAACGTATCACGCCAAAGACATATGGGCGCTGATTATGAACAGGACAATTGAGCAAAAACCAGAGCTCTTCCCAAACAAAACATTTGCCAAACCTGAAGGTATCGTCTCGGCAACCGTCTCCAGCTTATCGGGGAAACTGCCAAGCGAGTTAACATCCGGTTCGGACCATCAAGTTACCGATATTTTCAACAAGAAGTTCGTCCCAACGGAAGTTGACAATGTGATGGTCAAAATGAAGATCAGCTCCTATAATAGTTTGAATTACATGGCGCAAGACGCAACGCCAGCCGATTTCGTTCAAGAAAAAACGGTCATCAAACGCCAAAAATCAATCAGTCAGTTGCTGAAAGAAATCCAAGATGCAATGAGCAAACTGCCTGAGAAGAGCAGAAAGCCCATTGATAATTACAAGCCAACGGATTACGATGACGATGCGCCATCTGAAGTCGATCCACGGGTTGACGACGGCAAAGAGCCAACCGCACCAACGAATGTGGCTGTGACGAAGTCTGGAGATACCGCGACGATCACCTTCACACCAAGTGCCAATGCGGATCTGGTTGGCTACCGGATCTATCGCTCCGATAATCGTGGCAAGTTCCAACTCATTGGCGGCAAAGTCGTCATGGCTGGTGAAGAAGCGAAGTTTACGGATCATATCCCAGCTTCCAGCTTAATGGGCTATTACATTACTGCCGTCGATGTCGTCGGCAAAGAGTCGCCAGCGAGCCGTTCCTCCTATACAGACGGAAGTTCCTTGGACTCCTTGTTCGTACCGCCTGCGGACGGAAATGAGATTCCAGGCAGCACCAACCCGCCAAACGGTGGTACAGGTGAAACTAACACCGGAAACGGCGCGGGTACGGGAACAGGAACTGGTCCTGGGAACGAAAATGGAAACAGCAGCAGCCCAAGTCCTCCAGCCAAAGAAGCTCCTACTGCGCCATCGGGTCTTAAAGCCAAAGTTGACGGCGCCGGCATTGTTCTAAGCTGGAAAGCCAATCCAACCAAGGATAAAGTAAAAAAGTATAACGTTTATTTTAGCGACAAAGAAAAAGGCACCTTCACGAAGCTTGGTTCTGTCGATAACGCAACAGAGTTTCACTACTACGCGGCCGCTTACAATGGATATTACAAAGTTAGCGCTGTGAGTGATGCAGGCGAATCGAAACCATCAGCAGCCATCGCTTTTAATAATTAA